The proteins below come from a single Prolixibacter sp. NT017 genomic window:
- a CDS encoding DUF6261 family protein: MEKFAYRYLDQDTVYNVTSRFLELLKAANSETLILTAVITPLEAVFLDFESAYKKERKSEYTAKLAAADEVRDRAYLALRHYLVACSYAGLDGYPAAADTLLSIFKRLGWSMQNEGYQTESSRLGNLIAELQLEGNAALLTTVEGTAWLERLMTAADAFEAIYQQKLTAEAADTTTSAYRLRKVLQEQIEMSLSWLEVQQQFNKSDELSTLIGQVDELIANTMATARANATRKSSVEEE, translated from the coding sequence ATGGAAAAATTTGCGTATCGTTATCTGGATCAGGATACTGTGTACAATGTGACCAGTCGTTTCCTGGAACTCTTGAAAGCTGCCAATTCCGAAACCCTTATTTTGACAGCCGTTATTACTCCCCTTGAAGCCGTATTTCTCGATTTTGAATCGGCATACAAGAAAGAGCGGAAAAGTGAATATACCGCTAAGTTAGCGGCGGCCGACGAGGTGCGCGACCGGGCATACCTGGCGTTGCGTCATTACCTGGTGGCTTGCTCGTATGCCGGTTTGGACGGGTATCCTGCTGCTGCGGATACGCTGCTGAGCATTTTCAAACGGCTGGGCTGGTCGATGCAGAATGAAGGGTACCAGACCGAGTCATCGCGGCTGGGCAACCTGATAGCCGAACTGCAGCTGGAGGGAAATGCGGCATTGCTGACCACCGTCGAGGGAACGGCCTGGCTGGAACGCCTGATGACCGCTGCGGATGCTTTCGAGGCTATTTACCAGCAAAAGCTGACCGCCGAAGCAGCTGATACGACCACGTCGGCCTACCGGTTGCGGAAAGTTTTGCAAGAGCAGATCGAAATGAGTCTGTCGTGGCTGGAAGTGCAGCAGCAGTTCAATAAATCGGATGAATTGTCTACCCTCATCGGACAGGTGGACGAGCTAATCGCGAATACCATGGCCACCGCCCGGGCCAATGCCACCCGGAAGTCGTCGGTTGAAGAAGAATAA
- a CDS encoding sodium:solute symporter yields the protein MIKYVFLALYLVIMIWVGIRSSRKIKSSGDFFVAGKRGSLWQVTGSMLATILGSSAILGTVNLAYVQGWAASWLMLSAAAGFIVLIPLAKYVSRFGKYTLPQLVGDFYGPKAKTLASIIIPLAWIGIVAAQIIGAAKIMNSFFGLGYGYGVMGAGLVFVFYTLIGGQVSILKTDQFQALFILTGVLISAIYIFFHFPVSPVKMTPMGFPFNQHFDVLDLLVLLLSYSTTFVVGPDIYSRLFCADSEETARKSVRLSAIILIPFAFLITFLGVFASYQYPDLDYHTGSALIPVIIHVMPEWGIGLMMAALLSAVMSSADTTLLTASIIISDPISKGLDTKNSLLNTRLIILGLGGLSILLALEVTSIIQVLLIALAVFSGAFIVPTAAGLLGFRTSEVRSTAAMAAGSILALAGKVYSLYGDRMIGNWIIISAFAVNAIILFSGKKTFESRPKTPDARQ from the coding sequence ATGATTAAATACGTTTTCCTGGCACTTTATCTGGTCATCATGATTTGGGTGGGCATTCGTTCCTCCCGGAAGATCAAATCATCGGGTGATTTCTTCGTTGCCGGAAAACGGGGCAGTTTGTGGCAGGTAACCGGTTCCATGCTGGCTACCATTTTGGGAAGTTCAGCTATCCTGGGAACGGTCAACTTAGCGTACGTGCAGGGCTGGGCGGCTTCGTGGCTGATGCTTTCGGCGGCTGCCGGATTCATTGTTTTGATACCACTGGCCAAATATGTCAGCCGGTTCGGCAAGTATACACTCCCGCAGTTGGTGGGCGACTTTTATGGCCCAAAAGCCAAGACACTCGCCTCTATTATTATTCCACTGGCGTGGATTGGCATCGTGGCAGCACAAATCATCGGCGCTGCCAAAATTATGAACAGTTTTTTTGGCTTGGGCTATGGCTACGGCGTGATGGGAGCCGGACTGGTTTTCGTGTTTTATACGCTCATCGGCGGGCAGGTTTCCATCCTGAAGACGGACCAGTTTCAGGCGCTATTTATTCTCACCGGCGTATTGATTTCTGCCATCTACATTTTCTTTCATTTTCCGGTTTCGCCGGTAAAAATGACACCGATGGGATTTCCGTTTAACCAGCATTTCGATGTGTTGGACTTGCTGGTGCTGCTGCTCTCCTACTCGACCACCTTTGTAGTGGGACCAGATATCTATTCACGGCTGTTTTGTGCCGACAGTGAAGAAACCGCGCGTAAAAGTGTCAGACTTTCAGCAATCATTCTGATTCCGTTTGCATTCCTGATTACGTTCCTCGGTGTTTTTGCCAGCTACCAATATCCCGATCTGGATTACCACACCGGTTCGGCATTGATCCCAGTTATCATCCATGTGATGCCGGAATGGGGAATCGGATTGATGATGGCGGCATTGCTTTCAGCGGTGATGTCATCCGCCGATACCACTTTGCTCACGGCCTCCATTATCATCAGCGACCCGATTTCCAAAGGACTCGATACAAAAAATTCGTTGCTCAATACCCGCCTGATTATTCTCGGTCTGGGCGGACTCAGCATTTTACTGGCGCTGGAAGTTACGTCCATCATCCAGGTGCTGCTGATTGCACTGGCGGTATTCTCCGGTGCGTTTATTGTCCCAACGGCGGCCGGATTGCTCGGTTTCCGCACCAGCGAGGTAAGAAGCACTGCAGCCATGGCAGCCGGAAGTATTCTGGCGTTAGCCGGCAAAGTTTACAGTTTGTATGGCGACCGGATGATTGGCAACTGGATCATCATCTCAGCATTTGCCGTGAACGCGATCATCTTGTTTAGTGGGAAGAAGACATTCGAGTCAAGACCAAAGACACCAGACGCCAGACAATAG
- a CDS encoding phospholipase D-like domain-containing protein codes for MGMFYNGAQCDIYIGKGAGKKLMNDIRNAKKSIRVVSPFLSPFLITELISFRRRDLEVELITTDTIEDFNGNRKKIIHQLINQNRETDQEAVEKREKWKDISKILSYITIGLLLTLAGVVYFVRDIKMAFGLIPIVVLFLIIKLYQSKIKNQRIYHYWYSQLFPFKVYMSPDTSFQSDTFIHSKIYLIDDHIAYLGSLNFTSNGTTHNYETRIRTTDTSAIKKIKEEIDQLMNHSHLPERDIQMWGKQLYREPIN; via the coding sequence ATGGGAATGTTCTATAACGGAGCACAATGTGATATCTATATCGGGAAAGGTGCGGGCAAAAAATTGATGAATGACATTCGGAATGCCAAAAAGTCCATCAGAGTTGTTTCGCCATTTTTATCACCGTTTTTAATAACTGAGCTCATTAGCTTCAGAAGAAGAGACCTGGAAGTTGAATTGATCACAACCGATACGATAGAAGATTTTAATGGAAATCGTAAAAAAATCATTCATCAACTGATTAATCAAAACAGGGAAACAGATCAGGAAGCGGTAGAGAAGCGCGAGAAGTGGAAAGACATATCCAAAATATTGTCATACATAACCATTGGGCTATTGTTGACATTGGCTGGCGTCGTATACTTTGTGAGAGATATTAAAATGGCATTCGGGCTAATTCCAATCGTTGTTCTTTTTCTGATCATCAAATTATATCAAAGTAAAATCAAAAATCAACGAATCTATCATTACTGGTACTCACAGTTATTCCCGTTTAAGGTGTATATGTCACCTGACACCAGCTTCCAGAGCGATACGTTCATTCATAGTAAAATCTATTTAATCGACGACCATATTGCCTATTTAGGTTCGCTAAACTTTACATCAAATGGGACAACACACAATTATGAAACCAGAATCAGAACTACTGATACTAGTGCGATTAAAAAGATAAAAGAAGAAATAGATCAATTAATGAATCATTCACATTTGCCTGAAAGAGATATACAAATGTGGGGCAAACAATTATACAGAGAACCAATAAATTAA
- a CDS encoding NINE protein, whose amino-acid sequence MKNKVTAALLAFFLGGLGIHRFYLGQGLLGVLYLVFVWTFIPSIIAFIDFIVFLVMDEDRFNAKYNGGKVAYATAGNNVADEVAKLYELKERGAITAEEFQRRKAKLL is encoded by the coding sequence ATGAAAAATAAAGTAACAGCAGCGCTTCTTGCCTTTTTTTTGGGCGGACTTGGAATCCACCGTTTTTATCTCGGACAAGGACTTCTTGGAGTCCTATACCTTGTTTTTGTGTGGACTTTTATTCCATCAATTATTGCGTTTATTGACTTCATTGTATTCCTGGTAATGGACGAAGACAGATTTAATGCAAAATATAACGGAGGTAAAGTGGCTTACGCAACTGCCGGCAACAATGTAGCCGATGAAGTGGCTAAGTTATACGAACTAAAAGAAAGAGGTGCGATTACCGCTGAGGAATTCCAACGCAGAAAAGCAAAATTACTGTAA
- a CDS encoding Gfo/Idh/MocA family protein encodes MEKDAKKGVSRRRFLGTTAAGMAGLAVLPGLSSCKQKPAATDKTIRMGFIGMGRQSMFLLNGFLQIPGTQVVAGCDVYGRKRKRFEQRVTDFYAEAGQKADVKTYEKYEDLLAREDIDAVVIAVPDHAHAMIAVAACKAGKDVYLEKPMTFTIKEGQVLRQAVRDNDRVLAIGSQQRSDPNFQHAVELVQSGKLGKITKINAYVGAPPTPYTLPEEPIPEDLNWDRWLGPLAGDIHFNNELNPPISLDPPQDEQFWGGWRWYKETGGGFTTDWGAHMFDIAQWGLGMDGSGPIEISPIGDGTEFMQFKYADGTVMTSEPFDEKLTKGVKFWGETGWIEVARGYFNASDEKFMPAESVADDGPYETKIPHQVNFIEAVRERKDPVVPVEIGHSSATVCNLGNIACDLKRTIKWDPDTETFVDDEDGAATAKLHYEYRSPWTLT; translated from the coding sequence ATGGAAAAAGATGCGAAGAAGGGCGTCAGCCGTAGACGCTTTTTGGGGACTACCGCTGCCGGAATGGCTGGTCTGGCCGTACTTCCGGGACTTTCCTCCTGTAAACAAAAACCTGCTGCAACAGACAAAACCATCCGCATGGGCTTCATTGGTATGGGCCGTCAGTCCATGTTCCTGCTCAACGGATTTCTGCAGATTCCGGGTACGCAAGTAGTAGCCGGTTGCGATGTGTATGGAAGAAAACGCAAACGTTTTGAGCAACGCGTGACCGATTTTTATGCCGAAGCCGGTCAGAAAGCGGATGTGAAAACGTACGAAAAATATGAAGACCTGCTGGCTCGCGAGGATATCGACGCGGTAGTGATTGCCGTACCCGATCATGCACATGCCATGATTGCTGTGGCTGCCTGTAAAGCCGGCAAGGATGTGTACCTCGAAAAACCGATGACCTTCACCATCAAGGAAGGACAGGTACTGCGTCAGGCCGTTCGCGACAACGACCGCGTACTGGCCATTGGTAGCCAGCAACGTTCCGATCCCAATTTCCAGCACGCTGTGGAGCTGGTGCAATCGGGCAAGCTGGGTAAAATAACGAAAATCAATGCCTACGTAGGTGCACCGCCTACTCCGTATACGCTTCCTGAGGAGCCGATTCCCGAAGATTTGAACTGGGACCGTTGGTTAGGCCCGTTGGCTGGTGATATTCATTTCAACAACGAACTGAATCCGCCTATTTCCCTTGACCCGCCGCAGGACGAGCAGTTCTGGGGAGGCTGGCGCTGGTACAAGGAAACCGGCGGTGGTTTCACGACCGACTGGGGCGCTCACATGTTCGACATTGCCCAGTGGGGCTTGGGCATGGACGGTAGTGGTCCTATCGAGATTTCGCCCATTGGCGACGGGACCGAGTTCATGCAGTTCAAATATGCCGACGGAACGGTAATGACTTCCGAGCCTTTCGATGAGAAGCTGACCAAGGGAGTGAAGTTCTGGGGCGAAACAGGATGGATTGAAGTAGCCCGTGGTTATTTCAACGCATCGGACGAGAAATTCATGCCAGCCGAATCGGTAGCAGATGACGGTCCGTACGAAACGAAAATACCGCACCAGGTGAACTTTATCGAAGCTGTTCGCGAAAGGAAAGACCCGGTGGTTCCGGTAGAAATCGGGCACAGCAGTGCCACGGTTTGTAACCTCGGTAACATTGCCTGCGACCTGAAACGCACTATCAAATGGGATCCGGATACGGAAACTTTTGTGGATGACGAAGACGGTGCAGCTACCGCGAAATTGCATTACGAATATCGCTCACCCTGGACGTTGACTTAA